The following nucleotide sequence is from Paenibacillus odorifer.
TCTTGACGCCAGTCCTTCGCTAATTCAACTGCAGCCCGTTGCAGGTTCCCATGATGCTCCTCCAGCTTGCCCTCGAATTTTTCGAATAGGGTAATAGCATCCGCAACGGACCCCGCAAAACCTGCTATTACTTGTCCTCTGTACAGGCGACGGACTTTTCTGGCCGTCGTCTTCATAATAACACTCTCTCCGAATGTAACCTGTCCATCACCTGCTATAGCTGCCTGTCCGTTATGTCTTACAGCACAAATTGTAGTCGCATGAAAGCTGGGTACCATGATTGTAAGTTGCCTCCTTAAGATGGGCTTTGTTCGCTATCGACAACCTCCGGCTCCGAATAA
It contains:
- the hslV gene encoding ATP-dependent protease subunit HslV, encoding MVPSFHATTICAVRHNGQAAIAGDGQVTFGESVIMKTTARKVRRLYRGQVIAGFAGSVADAITLFEKFEGKLEEHHGNLQRAAVELAKDWRQDRILRKLEALMIVMDKEGMLLISGNGEIIEPDDDVLAIGSGGNFALASGRALKRHAPNLSAADIARESLQVASEICVYTNSNIIVEQL